A genome region from Bradyrhizobium commune includes the following:
- a CDS encoding alpha/beta hydrolase, whose amino-acid sequence MIILKWILIILAAGYLAGLALLYLKQRDMLFPIPPVGRTAPDAAGFAEAEEHVLTTSDGEKVIVWHVPAKPGRPVVLFFPGNGDFLAGRVSRFKAITADGTGLVALSYRGYAGSSGAPSEEGLLRDARAAYAFTTARYAADRIVAWGFSLGTGVAVAVASEQAVGKLILEAPYTSTVDVAASMFRFVPVRLLMRDQFRSDQRIARVTVPLLVMHGTNDLAISIGFGERLFALAHEPKQFVRFAGGGHENLDAFGAIETARRFIAD is encoded by the coding sequence ATGATCATCCTCAAGTGGATCCTCATCATCCTCGCGGCCGGTTATCTCGCCGGTCTCGCCCTGCTCTATCTGAAGCAGCGCGACATGCTGTTTCCGATCCCGCCCGTCGGCCGCACCGCGCCGGATGCCGCGGGCTTCGCCGAGGCGGAAGAGCATGTGCTGACCACGTCGGATGGCGAGAAGGTCATCGTCTGGCACGTGCCGGCCAAGCCAGGCCGTCCCGTCGTCCTGTTCTTCCCCGGCAATGGCGACTTTCTCGCCGGCCGGGTCAGCCGCTTCAAGGCGATCACGGCTGACGGGACCGGCCTCGTCGCGTTGTCCTATCGCGGCTATGCCGGCTCGAGCGGCGCGCCGAGCGAAGAGGGCCTGCTGCGCGATGCCAGAGCCGCCTACGCCTTCACCACCGCGCGCTATGCGGCGGATCGAATTGTCGCCTGGGGCTTTTCACTCGGGACGGGCGTTGCGGTCGCGGTTGCCTCCGAGCAAGCCGTCGGCAAATTAATCCTGGAGGCGCCGTACACCTCGACGGTCGATGTCGCCGCCTCAATGTTCCGCTTCGTCCCGGTCCGCCTCTTGATGCGCGATCAGTTTCGTTCCGACCAGCGGATCGCGCGCGTCACGGTGCCGCTGCTGGTGATGCATGGCACCAATGACCTTGCCATTTCGATCGGGTTCGGAGAGCGTCTGTTCGCGCTCGCGCATGAACCGAAGCAGTTCGTCCGCTTTGCGGGCGGCGGACACGAAAATCTCGATGCTTTCGGTGCGATTGAAACGGCGAGGCGCTTCATTGCAGATTAG